The Rhinoderma darwinii isolate aRhiDar2 chromosome 9, aRhiDar2.hap1, whole genome shotgun sequence sequence atcccacaaaaactgaaataaaaatagatcaaaaagtctcatgtagcccaaataagccctcatacctctcagttgacggaaaaataaaaaagttatggttctcagattaTGGtgtcaaaacacaaattttatttttaacaattcgtttattccttgtaaaagtagtaaaccataacaaaattatatagatttggtatcgctgcaatcatactgaccggcagaataaagttaacatggaaGAAATTCTTAACCGTACAGCgaaagcagtaaaaacgaaacccctcaaaatattaAGGAATCACTGTTTCTTTCCTATTCCACAccgcaaatatattttttcctatttcacaATATACTATATGGTACCATAAATGGTGGCGTGAAAAACTACcactcttcctgcaaaaaataaacccttgtATGGCTTATATTGacagataaataaaaaagttatggcttttggaaggtgggtaggaaaaaattaaaacaaaactccaaaaaaatggctgtgacgggaaagggttaaggctAACATAATTTTGGAGGGTTTGTATGGTTACACCATTAAGAAAAAACATAGAAGAATAACTTTGCCACAACACATGCTCTGAAAGCTGACCGGCAACATAATTATATTCAATTCCCTGGCTTTCCAGTTAACAGCTGCCCATCAGTGAATATAATTCATAGGGTGTGATGACATTTACAGCTCAGCTGTTTTTGTTCACTTTTGAGTGGGAAGGCTTAGAAAATAAATCAGTTTTTTATCGTTAGTCAATAATAATACACAAGCTAGCAGGAGCGCTTTAAATGCCACCTCTAGGGTCTTCTTGGTCCCTCTGCTGTTTAAGTCTGTTATTAGAGATAAAGTAGAACTACAATAACATGTTATGGTACAGTATGTATCTTTAGTAAATTATGTATCCAACATTAACATTTAACTTATCAGAGCTGATGAAAAaagcggcagagatcagaaagtaactaaaaattctcattcaAAATATTAAATTTCAGTGTGATAAATAGAGATGTCATTTTATACAAATTCTCTTCTCTATTTATTCCAACAAGAGCAACTTCCCCATCAAGTAAATGTGCTCAAATAGTTTTCCACACGCTCCGAATCTAGGTTGACACATTGCGGttcttttttgtgtattttcgaaTGTGGAATTTAACAAACCCTATTTACTTAGGGTATATTGGTCAAAATGCATTTTGTGCCACGAATTTCACAAATTGCTGCAAATGACGCTGATTTGCTGTGCTTTATGGCAACAAAAATGCATTTTGAAAGcgacgtgtgaatccagccttaaagggaatgtgttgctagaaaaaatattattatttttttagttaaacaattagtgtataggtgattaaacattgttctaattttttcacgagtcaggaaatattataaattagattctaatttataatatttcccagcgctggtcattagatggagcaattcccaaaattgcagcattgcatgtggtaaagcaaccacatagctttatgctgcaaaatttgagaaaactcactcgctctagtgagctttcagaatcccccctcctttatcctggctagtgccgggagaaatgaggggattgaacggtcaaacactgtgtgtcgccattttttgagctaacacacagtgtagtaggtttacttacagtagtaaacacacagtaaaacatgtacatacacagacctaacttacctgctcctgccgcctccgctccctccggtccgtccgctccgtctgctacctccgctccaagtgcacaagtccagaagccgcgaccggaagtagtaatcttactgtccggccgtggcttccggtccacaagaaaatggcgccggacgtcgcacagttcaatttggactgtgtgggagcggcgcatgcgccgttcccacacagcggcgtacagcatagtggatggaacgggccccgttcgcattcactatggcactgtatgtgccgtattccatgtctgtatgtgtcgttaatcgacacatacagagatggaaaaaaaaatggcagcccccatagggaagaaaaagtgaaaaaataaaaaaaagtaaaacacaaacacacaaataaattattctttttttaataaaacactaaaatcaaattgatctaaaaatatttttttttcgtgacactggtcctttaatgaGTCTAATAATGTTTCTATCAGGCCACAATGCTGTTTGTAGACCAGTGAACACAATCTGGCTAATCTTTTGTGTTCAATCACTAGACATCCTCTTGTGAAGTAgagataaaaatgtatttaatatgTAACTAAAGTTGAACCTAAATTGCATCTGTCAGAGATCAGTAACTGAACAAAATGTTATCATCTCTTCATTGCACATGGTATTTTTTTCCACTGCATAAGTATTGAAATCAGCTCAATTATATTCTGCACAGCGCTGACCCGCTGACCCGCTTGAGTGCTGGTTTTATTCCTACATCTTTTCCAATGCttttataaattatatattagATAAATCAAGAACAGGAATTCTGATGCATCTCAGTTTATGACCTTCTATGATAATGATGCTTACAGGGTCAAGATGGTTTTCATGTGCCAAAATCCTATACATTCCATGTAAAACCTTCTTAATATCAAAATTGCAATGTGGAAATGCGATTCTGCACCAATCAAATTCAGTTTGAATTTCCGTAAAGTTTCGCATTAGGTCGAATAGTGGCACATTAATCGCGGCAAAATGGCGGCCAACAATTAGCACCGGCCGccgttttacagattagaaaaaatatcACGTGACCTTAGGAAGGCTTCcctataatgccttgcaggcagccttcccaaaatgcacagCAGTGATCACTCCCTTCACCCATATATGTTGTTGTCACCTTTACATTACATGCTGGCTCGGCGTTAAAAAGCTTGAAGGTTTGGATTTAACTTGAACACAGCCCTAGAAGACATAAAGGAGTAAGAtacgagttttcagggcaataggGGCACTTAAgatttgcagcaaatttattCTAACCAAATCGATTCGGACGGCCGATTCGTTTGTATCAGCCCGAAAcaaattttggtaaatttgctcatctctagttaacatattggtgctatataaaaCCAGTGATATAAGCTAGTGATCTGATTGGTACATAGGGAACACTCTAATGTGTAACTCCTTAATTAGTCCTTTGCTCTAAACCTTTGAGCCAATCAAAAATGTATTAATGGGGTATTCCAAGAATTTAATCAACAGTTATCAACTATCCATATGATAGGTCATAATTATCTGATCACTGGGGTTACCCCACCgatgggaccccaccgatcactggAACAGGCCCCCTAATTATCTCTACCGCACCCCCCGCAGTGTGGAGAAGCTTGAATGGAGCTGGATTTTATCTGGATAGAGCTAATTTATCTAACAACAGTATgacttagggcttgttcacatcagcattgccctgcgctattgattccgtcaaaacaatagaaccctgtcacaatggtgacatacggaaacctttagcaaagtttccgtcaccattgagatcaatggtgaggaaaacggaagctaaggttacagtttgcctttccgttgagggttacccaatggaaacctctgacggaagccCTCAACGGAAgcgcaacactgatgtgaacacagccttaaagaggctctgtcaccagattttgcaacccctatctgctattgcagcagataggcgctgcaatgtagattacagtaacgtttttatttttaaaaaactagcatttttggccaagttatgaccatttttgtagttatgcaaatgaggcttgcaaaagtccaagtgggtatgtttaaaagtaaaagtccaagtgggcgtgtattatgtgcgtacatcggggcgtgtttacttcttttactatctgggcgctctgacgagaagtatcatccacttctcttcagaacgcccagcttctgccagatcacgctgtgacgtcactcacaggtcctgcatcgtgtcagacgagcgaggacacatcggcaccaaaggctacagttgattctgcagcagcatcagcgtttgcaggtaagtagctacatcgacttacctgctaacgccgatgctgctgcagaatcaactgaagcctctggtgccgatgtgtcctcgctcgtctgacacgatgcaggacctgtgagtgacgtcacagcgtgatctggcagaagctgggcgttctgaagagaagtggatgatacttctcgtcagagcgcccagatagtaaaagtagtaaaaacgccccgatgtacgcacataatacacgcccacttggacttttacttttaaacacacccacttggacttttgcaagcctcatttacataactacaaaaatggtcataacttggccaaaaatgctcgttttttaaaaataaaaacgttactgtaatctccattgcagcgcctatctgctgcaatagcagataggggttgcaaaatctggtgacagagcctctttaaggataagACTACATAGGGGTTTACTtatagtctgtaactatggagacacatagatttgcataggagtatacacaaaacagtaggatatttttaatcaaggccactgacaaagttgcttcatttctaTTTAAGATGCAATGAGAAATATAACTGGATGCAAAAGTGGACATAGTCTGCATTTATATTGTGATAAAATATTCCACAGTATGTTCTAATAATAAGATAAAGATTGATATATGCTTTTTTGGCTAGGTTTAACATTAGCATCGAAAGCATTGGGGTCTGGTTGTAAGGGCTTCCTTTCCAACTCCTATAGCTTTGGCTTTGACTATAAGACTGGATTCACAAATGCAGTTTTTGGAGACTAACACAAgagtattttttttctatcttccttttggatctacttctagttatgactaaaaaaaaacaaaaaaaactggatCAAAAACTTCACCAAAAAAAGTTGGAATTGGCAAGACAATGTCTAATGGAAATGTCTCAAAACTTGTCATGGTCTATTTCCTGCGATACCCAGAGCAAGAACCAACTTGGTGGCACAAATCACCCATGGCACCACAGTTTCCCAGGAGTTGAGGTACTCATCTAACCCGAGGACCTATGTGCCTCTAACTTGCTCGGTGGTTGATTCTCTAAATAACGTCAGCAGAAGGGGAACCAAACAATAGAGAGGTTGGAGATACGTTTGCTACAGGTAACAACAATTAAAGTCTATAACATGTACCAAGATCAACACAAAGCAGAGTCAAGCAGTTCAGGGTTCAGTAGCAGGGCCAGATGCGTTGCACAGAAGCAGTAATTAGGAGGGTAGTCATGCAAATGAAGGTACGGTAATACTATTGTTGAGGATATGGGTGTGAGATACGGAAGCAGTAGTCAGAAGGGTAATCAGGCACTCTGATTTGGTAATGgtgatgtagcagagcagagttttTGCTATAGGCGATTATccaagagagtagtcagcaaaAGAAACAAGTCACAACAATAAAGCTCAAGATCAGGATATAGGGAACACTTAGAAGTGCCACTCGTGAGTGGGATTTAAAGAGAGCGCTCAGAGCTCTGACTTGTTGGACGGACGTGCGCTCTGTGCATGTGCCGCCTGACATCCTTGCCAACCCTGCTGAGTGACTCATTGCAACGATTGCCAGCCTGGAGATAATGTGCTGGACCACCACAAGGTTGGTACATTACGGGACTGAAGAAAATGGGAATAGAAAGTACAATAAATAGAACTATTTCCAAAGCAGTTAATACAAATTACCTGCCATTCTCTGTATATTACTAAAGGTATTAGTCTAAGAACAAACATGAAAATGAAAAGTTCTTAGCTATGCAACCTGATTTTTTCAGCCATCATAAAAACACGTAAAAATAGCTGGACTAATAGTCTCACTGAAGCAGTCACCCTATGAAGGTCAACCACCCCTTACATAGAAGTTGAAGGAGATAGGAGGAGATAGTTAAAATCTTTTCAAAAGGTGACAGGGTTTGTGAATAGTAGAAGTTTCTGCCTATAAATGAGCAATTATCAAACTGAAAAGCCTTAATTTTATGACCTGTAATTTCTCACTATCAAGATATGTCATCTGGCTTTAATCCTGAAATGTTAATAAGAACAAGAGATAATTAAAATACTCCCTGTACTATATTGATTACATGATCTAgacactgtgtgtgtatatatatatatatatatatatatatacatatatatatatatatatacatatatgtatatgtctctacatatataaatatgtatacactaccgttcaaaagtttggggtcactcagacaattttgtgttttccatgaaaactcacacttatatttatcaaatgagttgcaaaataactagaaaatatagtcaagacattgacaaggttagaaataatgatttttatttgaaataataattttctccttcaaacttctcttttgtcaaagaatgctccatttgcagaaattacagcattgcagacctttggcattctagatgttaatttgctgaggtaatcgggagaaatttcaccccttgcttccagaagcccctcccacaagttggattggcttgatgggcacttcttgcgtaccatacggtaaaactgctcccacaacagctctatggggttaagacaggggtgggcaaactttttgactcgcgggccacaatgggttctaaaatttgacagaggggccgggccaggagcatttggagggagtgtttgggccggatatactaaagcattaaatgtagtgtgtgcaaacctcatagcacagtaagaacgctacaacccaatttattaactgtctttcaaatgtgaaaaatagcccttatcagttaataaatttgtctcaaggaatatgcaagatatggcatttacatactatttcgcagatactgggaggaggaaatgtaaatagattaaaataacatacgcactgtgatttatcaagattgcgtctgtttttaataagtttcaatcgaaggtgcaaagttaaagaaatcaacatttattgaaaaatggaatcactttcaaCATTCAAAACATATTATTACACAACGAAATACTCAAGCTCAATAATATCTACTTGTGTTAAACTCCGCAAAATCATGGATGGATTGTCCTGACCGCGCGATCTACAAACTCGCCACGGACACCCTCGCCTTCACGCGCAAACAGTACACGTGTATCGTTGCCAAGCACACAGACATAGGctgtattaaatatcctacctgcaGCTGAAAATTTAAATTAAGAGCGATGTGCGGCGTGTTAATTAAGCTACTGTACCGCTGCTGTGCGTAAATGCGCATTGCTCTTAATTAAAAGACGCACTTCCAAACTTTCCATATGCATTTTTTCATAACACAGCAGAAAAACTCACCATTTCAGTGGGAACAGTGTTGTTGGTCTCCCTTTTTTGCCAGTGCATCAAAGTCTGGAGTTAGTTTTGTTGTGGCAATTCTCAGGACAGATCTGAGGTGTTGGTCAGTTAACTTGGATCTGTGATGGGCTTTGTTGATTTTCATGACGCTAAACGTCTGCTCACACACGTAGGTCGAGCCAAACAACACCAGCATCTTTTGCGCCGTCCTCCTGAGGTTTGGAAACGCGGTCTCGTTAAGTGAAGCGTAAAAGTCATTCAGTTTAAGAGACTTGAACTTCTCCTTTGAGACGGAGTCAGACTGAAGATCGATCAGTTCCAATTGCAGCTCCTGCGGTGCTGATTCGGGGTCTTGTGACAGGGGACAGGACACCAGTTGAAGTGATttgtcaattttttcaaaatcacAGAACCGACGGCAAAATTCTCTGTGCAGATCGTCCAGTGATTTGCAGTATTTCTTCGCATTTCGGGCGGCCTCTTTCTGCACGGCTAGTGTGGGGAAATGTGCGAAAGATTTGTTTGACATTTGCCTGGAGAATAAAACCAGCTTGGATTTGAAGGCTCTCACATTTGTGTACATGTCGTGCGCAAACTGATCTTTCCCCTGTAGCTTCACGTTCAGCTCATTCATGTGTGAAAATATGTCCACAGCAAACGCAAAGTCACAAAGCCAGTTTGTGTCGCTCAGCTCGGGGAATTCTTcggatttccccattaaattaaaaaatgagCGAATCTCGTCTTTGAGCTCCCAGACTCGTTGAAACACTTTCCCCAAACTTAACCAGCGGACGCGAGAGTGGTAAAGTAGGTCCTGGTGATCCGCATTAGTTTCTTCCAGGAACGTAATGAACTGACGATGATTAAGTCCCCTTGCTCGTATGAAGTTAACAAGTTTTACAACTGGATCCACGACGTGATTAAGCTGCAATACAGACTTACACAGAGACTCCTGATGAATGATGCAGTGAAGTAAAATAACATCCTGGTCAGGGTTTTCTTCTTTCACTTTATCCTGGATTCTTTTCAGCAGCCCGATGTTTTTTCCAGTTAAATTTGGCGATCCATCCGTGGTGACATTGGCAAGTTTACTCCAAGGTAGCTTCATTCTCTCGATGACAGCAGACACCTGTTCATATAAGTCCTCTCCTCGCGTTTTCCCTTTCAGTGATTCCATGCTCAAAAGCTCCTCCGTTATCTCAAAACTGTCGTTAATCCCTCGGATAAAAATTAGGAGCTGAGCAGTGTCTTTTATGTCGTTACTTTCATCCAGTGCTAGTGAATATAACTTAAAGGACTCCGCCTTTTTGTTTCACTCGCTGACTATATCTTCGTCAATCAGTTCCACGCGGCGAGTCACTGTCCTGCGTGCTAAACTGATTTTTTCAAACTTGGCTTTGCTCTCCGGACACAAGAGACCTGCTGTCTCTACCATGCACTCTTTCAAAAACTCGCCTTCGGAGAAAGGCTTGCTAGCCTTTGCTAATTTGAATGCCAGCAAATAACTTGCCTTGGTACTTGACTCTTGAATTGCAGTTTGTCggtgaaaaaagttctgttgactctgtaaattagctgccaacctctgagcagtagccgcccgttcttgtgttgactgcttgctagcatagtttgcatgcttcgtggcaaagtgacggctgatattgtactctttgaaaaccgcaacatcttcttggcatatcagacatacagccgttgatcggacttcagtaaagaagtattttgttgtccactccttattaaacactcggcattcgctgtccactttccttctctttggtccgctcattttcacagaagggcttaatggtgacgtgaaacgaagtgaaaattaaagtgaaataaagagaaatacgcgccacattaacaacggtcaatgtgttttgagtgcgccatctattgggaaaacgtgggcattgcagggaaaggggaaaaaaaaggaggtttttactataatttggacaagttcggcgggccggattaaaaagcctaacgggccgtatgtggcccgcgggccgtagtttgcccatgtctgggttaagatctggtgactgcgctggccactccattacagatagaataccagctgcctgcttcttccctaaatagttcttgcatcatttggaggtgtgctttgggtcattgtcctgttgtaggatgaaattggctccaatcaagcgctgtccacagggtatggcatggcgttgcaaaatggagtgatagccttccttattcaaaatcccttttatcttgtacaaatctcccactttaccagcaccaaagcaaccccagaccaccacattacctccaccatgcttgacagatggcgtcaggcactcttccagcatcttttcagttgttctgcgtctcacaaatgttcctctgtgtgatccaaacacctcaaacttcgatttgtctgtccataacacttttttccaatcttcctctgtccaatgtctgtgtgcttttgcccatattaatgttttccttttattagccagtctcagatatggctttttctttgccactctgccctgaaggccagcatcccggagcctcttcactgtagacattgacactggcgttttgcgggtactatttaatgaagctgccagttgaggacctgtgaggcgtctatttctcaaactagagactctaatgtacttgtcttgttgctcagttgtgcagcggggcctctcacttctctttctactctggttagagtttgtgctgtcctctgaagggagtagtacacacgttgtaggaaatcttcagtttcttggcaatttctcgcatggaatagccttcatttctaagaacaagaatagactgtcgagtttcacatgaaagctctctttttctagccattttgagagtttaatcgaacccataaatgtaatgctccagattctcaacaagctcaaagaaaggtcagttttatagctcctctaaacagcaaaactgtttacagcggtgctaacataattgcacaagggttttcaagtgttttctaatcatccattagccttctaacacagttagcaaacacaatgcaccattagaacactggagtgatggttgctggaaatgggcctctatacacctatgtagatattgcattaaaaaccagaagtttgcagctagaatagtcatttagcacattaacaatgtatagagtgtatttctgattaatttaatgttatcttcattgaaaaaaactgtgcttttctttcaaaaataaggacatttctaagtgaccctaaacttttgagtggtagtgtgtatatatatatatatatatatatatatatatatatatatactgtatgtatataccgtatttatatgtatgttacAAGTACTGTAAAAAGTCCAGTAAAAACAGctattaacccattaatgaccggGTCTGAAAATGCCTTGATGACCAGCTAAATTCTTTTGTTTTTGTCTCCCTGCATTTCAggactcataactttttttttttttttacttggctaTATTAGGTCTTGTATTTCGTAAGataaattgtatgtttttttcctgcgcagtttgggggtacaaataaatgactcttttttgtataatttattaaaaaagtgattgtcaacattgttttttgtgtattttttataccgttcacgtttcatgctaaatttcaggttaaattaattcttcaggttatttcgGTCATGTAGATACCTCATATGTATACAAATGTAATGTAtgagcaataaaatatattttatacttaaagaggctctgtcaccagattttgcaacccctatctgctattgcagcagataggcgctgcaatgtagattatagtaacgtttttatttttaaaaaacgagcatttttggccaagttatgaccatttttgtatttatgcaaatgaggcttgcaaaagtacaactgggcgtgtttaaaagtaaaagtacaactgggcgtgtattatgtgcgtacatcggggcgtgtttactacttttactagctgggcgttgtgtatagaagtgtcatccgcttctcttcacaacgcccagcttctggcagtgcagacacagccgtgttctccagagatcacgctgtgtcgtcactcacaggtcctgcatcgtgtcagacgagcgaggacacatcgacaccagaggctacagatgattctgcagcagcattggcgtttgcaggtaagtcgatgtagctacttacctgcaaatgctgatgctgctgcagaatcaactgtagcctctggtgccgacacgatgcaggacctgtgagtgacgtcacagtgctgcactgccagaagctgggcgttctgaagagaagtggatgatacttctcatcagaacgcccagctagtaaaagtagtaaacacgccccgatgtacgcacataatacacgcccagttgtacttttacttttcaacacgcccagttgtacttttgcaagcctcatttgcataaatacgaaaatggtcataacttggccaaaaaggctcgttttttaaaaataaaaacgttactgtaatctacattgcagcgccgatctgctgcaatagcagataggggttgcacaatctggtgacagagcctctttaataataatttttgggacatttcttcctttctttttgttacattgttttttttatcctatgaagggataactttctaacaactttattttatacgtGTAACGTATTAGAATacttctgtatgctaatacattataatgtgtcactatgacacaggctgctgttaggacaacacatagtgtgccctaacagcagacaTACTGAAGAGACAacactggggtcctttctaggtccctagggctgactgcagagggttacCAGTGACATGATCAAAGAAGGGTGTCCCCTCCGCAGTCATGGAGCGCAGTGTTTAAGGGCATGgctagacgtggcgtatttctgcagacactgtccgcatcaatgccgcacataatccgttgcgtattcaggtgaagagtacttcctgctgtcttttaaaacatttcatctcagtctggctatagacctcgaaacacataagtccagccagaatgaagaaatatccttttcttaaaaccaata is a genomic window containing:
- the LOC142660187 gene encoding general transcription factor II-I repeat domain-containing protein 2A-like, with the translated sequence MESLKGKTRGEDLYEQVSAVIERMKLPWSKLANVTTDGSPNLTGKNIGLLKRIQDKVKEENPDQDVILLHCIIHQESLCKSVLQLNHVVDPVVKLVNFIRARGLNHRQFITFLEETNADHQDLLYHSRVRWLSLGKVFQRVWELKDEIRSFFNLMGKSEEFPELSDTNWLCDFAFAVDIFSHMNELNVKLQGKDQFAHDMYTNVRAFKSKLVLFSRQMSNKSFAHFPTLAVQKEAARNAKKYCKSLDDLHREFCRRFCDFEKIDKSLQLVSCPLSQDPESAPQELQLELIDLQSDSVSKEKFKSLKLNDFYASLNETAFPNLRRTAQKMLVLFGSTYVCEQTFSVMKINKAHHRSKLTDQHLRSVLRIATTKLTPDFDALAKKGDQQHCSH